In the Streptomyces sp. WMMC940 genome, CCACCGCGAGTACGAGGCGGATTCCCTGCGCACGGACGGCAAGGCGGTCGGCTCCGGCCCGTACAGGCTCGAGTCCTTCAGCGACAAGGAGGCCGTCTTCTCGGTCAACCCCGAGTACAAGGGCAACGCCGAGGTCCGGAACACCGGCGTCACCCTGACGTTCTTCCGGGGCGACCAGAAGGGCCTCGGCTCCGCGCTGAAGCAGGGCGACGTCGACGTCGCCTACCGAGGCCTCACCGCACAGGACATCGACGGCCTCCAGGCCTCCGTTGAGGCCGGCAAGCAGGGCATCGCGGTCGTCGAGGGCAACAGCGCCGAGGTCCAGCACCTGGTCTTCAACATGGACCACCCGGTCACCGGCAAGCTCGCCGTGCGCCAGGCCTTCGCCTACCTCGTCGACCGGGACGCCCTCGTCCGCGACGTCTACAAGGGCACCGCCGAGCCGCTGCACTCGATCGTCCCGGCCGGCATCGCCGGTCACAACACCGCCTTCTTCGACCGCTACGGCGGCCACCCGCAGCCGGACAAGGCCCGCAAGGTCCTGCGCGAGGCGGGCATCGACGAGAAGGTGAAGCTCACCCTCTGGTCCACCCCGAGCCGTTACGGCCCGGCCACCGACCTGGAGATGGCCGCGATCGCGCAGCAGCTCAACAAGAGCGGTCTGTTCCAGGCGGACGTCAAGTCGGTCGAGTTCGAGAAGTACGAGAAGGACGTCCAGGCCGGCAAGTACGGCGTCTACGTCAAGGGCTGGGTCCCCGACTACCCGGACGCCGACAACTTCACCCAGCCGTTCTTCGGCGAGGGCAACGTCCTCGGCAACAACTACGAGAACAAGCAGATCATCGGCAAGATCATCCCGGAGACCGCGGCCGTGGCGGACCGGTCCTCCACCGGTGACGAGTTCGCCCAGCTGCAGAACATCGTCGCCGAGGAACTGCCGATCCTCCCGCTGTGGCAGGGCAAGCAGTACGCCGTCTACAACGGCAACATCACCGGCCTGGAGTGGACGCTCGACGCCTCCACGGTCTTCCGTTTCTGGGAGATCAAGAAGGGCTGACACCCGTACGACGGCCGGCTCCGGTCCGGCCGTACGCGGAGGACCCCGGTGGCCATCGGCCCCGGGGTCCTCCGCGGGTGCGGCGGGGCCGCCGGTCCACGCCGGGCGCGGCCGCCGTGGACCGGCCGCTCGCGGCTCACCACC is a window encoding:
- a CDS encoding ABC transporter substrate-binding protein: MKARFKRTTAPLAAGLSAVLLAGCGSEHGDGSDGDGVRVAVGISDDVLATDPADGYDPGSWLLFNNVFQSLMAFPKGGSTPQPEAAEKCGFESGSTVYRCTLREGLKFSNGNDLTSKDVKFSFERALKIASDSGPGPLLSTIDSIETPDERTVVFTLKVPDATFPSKIASGAGSIVDHREYEADSLRTDGKAVGSGPYRLESFSDKEAVFSVNPEYKGNAEVRNTGVTLTFFRGDQKGLGSALKQGDVDVAYRGLTAQDIDGLQASVEAGKQGIAVVEGNSAEVQHLVFNMDHPVTGKLAVRQAFAYLVDRDALVRDVYKGTAEPLHSIVPAGIAGHNTAFFDRYGGHPQPDKARKVLREAGIDEKVKLTLWSTPSRYGPATDLEMAAIAQQLNKSGLFQADVKSVEFEKYEKDVQAGKYGVYVKGWVPDYPDADNFTQPFFGEGNVLGNNYENKQIIGKIIPETAAVADRSSTGDEFAQLQNIVAEELPILPLWQGKQYAVYNGNITGLEWTLDASTVFRFWEIKKG